From the Apus apus isolate bApuApu2 chromosome 4, bApuApu2.pri.cur, whole genome shotgun sequence genome, one window contains:
- the TBC1D14 gene encoding TBC1 domain family member 14 isoform X3 translates to MVVQAKKRELKEAQKRKKQLEERCKLEDSIGNAVLTWNNEILPNWETMCCSRKVRELWWQGIPPSVRGKVWSLAIGNELNITHELYDICLARAKEKWRSLSTGGAEAECEDAGFSAADREASLELIKLDISRTFPNLCIFQQGGPYHDTLHSILGAYTCYRPDVGYVQGMSFIAAVLILNLDTADAFIAFSNLLNKPCQMAFFRVDHGLMLTYFAAFEVFFEENLPKLFAHFKKNNLTPDIYLIDWIFTLYSKSLPLDLACRVWDVFCRDGEEFLFRTALGILKLFEDILTKMDFIHIAQFLTKLPEDLPSEEFFTSIATIQMQSRNKKWAQILAALQKDNREMEKGSPSLKR, encoded by the exons agcttAAAGAAGcccagaagagaaagaaacaactgGAAGAGCGCTGTAAACTGGAAGACAGCATCGGCAATGCTGTTTTAACTTGGAACAATGAAATCTTGCCCAACTGGGAAACGAT gtGTTGTTCCCGAAAAGTTCGAGAGCTGTGGTGGCAGGGAATCCCACCTAGTGTGAGAGGCAAAGTCTGGAGCTTGGCAATTGGCAATGAGTTGAACATCACCCATG aactGTATGATATTTGCTTGGCACGTGCCAAAGAGAAATGGCGATCACTTAGCACAGGAGGGGCGGAAGCAGAATGTGAAG ATGCTGGATTTTCTGCAGCTGACAGAGAAGCAAGCTTGGAGTTAATAAAACTGGATATCTCAAGAACGTTTCCTAATCTATGTATATTCCAGCAG GGTGGTCCTTACCATGACACATTGCACAGTATTTTAGGAGCCTATACTTGTTACAGACCTGATGTAGGCTAT GTACAGGGCATGTCATTCATAGCAGCAGTGTTGATCTTGAACTTGGATACTGCAGATGCCTTCATTGCTTTTTCTAACCTTTTAAATAAACCCTGTCAGATGGCGTTTTTCCGTGTGGACCATGGCCTT ATGTTGACTTACTTTGCTGCATTTGAGGTATTCTTTGAAGAAAATCTGCCAAAGTTATTTGCTCActtcaaaaaaaacaacttaactCCAGACATCTATCTCATAGATTG gATATTCACTTTATACAGCAAATCTTTGCCGCTGGACTTGGCATGTCGTGTCTGGGATGTGTTCTGCCGTGATGGAGAAGAGTTCTTATTCCGTACAGCCCTGGGAATATTAAAACtttttgaagatattttgaCCAAAATGGACTTCATTCATATAGCCCAGTTTTTAACAAAGCTACCAGAGGACTTGCCTTCAGAAGAATTCTTCACATCTATTGCTACCATTCAGATGCAAAGTAGAAACAAAAAGTGGGCTCAG ATattggcagctctgcagaaggataATCGGGAGATGGAAAAAGGAAGTCCTTCGCTGAAACGTTAG